The Triticum aestivum cultivar Chinese Spring chromosome 7B, IWGSC CS RefSeq v2.1, whole genome shotgun sequence genome window below encodes:
- the LOC123156709 gene encoding protein ALTERED PHOSPHATE STARVATION RESPONSE 1 isoform X2: protein MARLVRELEGAGLLVERVRGVPAEFIKEHDKKVGLLTKQEVRGVNYLKMEKNRMEMESLESKMLVATQSIDTTTSEIIRLRESELFPQLLELVAGTTWICMVKK from the exons ATGGCGCGCCTGGTGCGCGAGCTCGAGGGCGCCGGCCTGCTTGTCGAGCGTGTCCGCGGCGTCCCCGCCGAGTTCATCAAG GAGCATGATAAGAAGGTGGGGCTGCTGACGAAGCAGGAGGTGAGGGGTGTGAACTacctcaagatggagaagaacAGGATGGAGATGGAGAGCCTCGAGTCCAAGATGCTGGTGGCCACCCAGTCCATCGACACCACCACCTCCGAGATCATCAGGCTCAGAGAATCAGAGCTATTCCCTCAGCTACTTGAGCTGGTTGCTGG TACTACTTGGATATGCATGGTcaagaaataa
- the LOC123156709 gene encoding protein ALTERED PHOSPHATE STARVATION RESPONSE 1 isoform X1, whose protein sequence is MARLVRELEGAGLLVERVRGVPAEFIKEHDKKVGLLTKQEVRGVNYLKMEKNRMEMESLESKMLVATQSIDTTTSEIIRLRESELFPQLLELVAGGDRRLQPLGDGLRREAWLLCRTDDRPGDFDAGGR, encoded by the exons ATGGCGCGCCTGGTGCGCGAGCTCGAGGGCGCCGGCCTGCTTGTCGAGCGTGTCCGCGGCGTCCCCGCCGAGTTCATCAAG GAGCATGATAAGAAGGTGGGGCTGCTGACGAAGCAGGAGGTGAGGGGTGTGAACTacctcaagatggagaagaacAGGATGGAGATGGAGAGCCTCGAGTCCAAGATGCTGGTGGCCACCCAGTCCATCGACACCACCACCTCCGAGATCATCAGGCTCAGAGAATCAGAGCTATTCCCTCAGCTACTTGAGCTGGTTGCTGG AGGTGATCGACGTCTTCAACCACTCGGAGACGGACTTCGCCGTGAAGCCTGGTTGCTATGTCGCACAGATGATCGTCCAGGTGATTTCGACGCCGGAGGTCGCTGA